In Bombyx mori chromosome 11, ASM3026992v2, one genomic interval encodes:
- the LOC101747232 gene encoding zinc finger protein 239-like, with protein sequence MEAFRKPRVCKVCKKRFVFKENFKMHMKTHPKNPYVCEVCEKRFTKISELKKHNVIHTAEKPYVCEVCNKYFKRKCTLGMHMRLHTGEKPYICEVCQRCFAQSYSLQRHKRTHSGEKPYVCEVCEKSFRYRSGLQIHLKIHTRDRSYVCDVCGKGFALKGDLKKHILATHSRVKPYVCDMCGKGFSQKGDLKAHIRTHTGEKPYVCDVCEKSFSQTCHLKSHMATHSAEKPYVCDMCNKSFAHIRYLKKHIHLHNA encoded by the coding sequence atggAAGCATTTCGCAAACCCCGTGTTTGTAAAGTTTGTAAAAAACGTTTTGTATTTAAAGAGAACTTTAAAATGCACATGAAAACGCATCCTAAAAACCCTTATGTTTGTGAAGTGTGTGAAAAACGATTTACAAAAataagtgaattaaaaaaacacaatgtaATTCATACTGCAGAGAAACCTTATGTTTGTGAAgtctgtaataaatattttaaacgaaAATGTACTTTAGGAATGCACATGAGATTACATACTGGGGAAAAGCCATACATTTGTGAAGTGTGTCAGAGGTGCTTTGCACAAAGTTATTCTTTACAAAGGCACAAGAGAACACATTCTGGAGAGAAACCTTATGTTTGTGAAGTCTGTGAAAAATCTTTTCGATATCGTAGTGGCTTACAAATTCATTTGAAAATTCACACTAGAGATAGATCTTATGTTTGTGATGTGTGTGGAAAAGGCTTTGCCCTAAAgggtgatttaaaaaaacatattttggcAACACATTCCAGAGTTAAACCTTATGTTTGTGATATGTGTGGAAAGGGCTTTTCCCAAAAGGGTGATTTAAAAGCACATATAAGAACACATACTGGAGAGAAACCTTATGTTTGTGATGTGTGTGAAAAAAGCTTTTCACAAACTTGTCATTTAAAAAGTCATATGGCAACACATTCTGCAGAGAAACCTTATGTTTGTGATATGTGTAATAAGTCTTTTGCACAtattaggtatttaaaaaaacatatacattTACACAATGCTTAA
- the LOC101745270 gene encoding gastrula zinc finger protein xLCGF3.1, with product MPQTQKQYVCEICKKCFSHIGYLKKHLQRHTADKPYVCEVCEKSFALFDYLKSHMITHKAEKPYVCEVCQKGFARFDNLKAHMIIHMAEKPFVCEVCKKSFAHIGYLRKHLRRHTAEKRYVCDECDREFSQYDYLKTHMATHTSKKPHICEVCDKGFARLDHLRIHVRIHTREKPFICEVCNKGFTHISHLKSHMRVHTGEKPYVCEVCKKAFARIGDLKRHTRTHTCEKPSTGIV from the coding sequence atgccCCAAACTCAGAAACAATATGTTtgtgaaatatgtaaaaaatgtttttcacatattggttatttaaagaaacatCTACAAAGGCACACCGCAGACAAACCATACGTATGTGAAGTGTGCGAAAAAAGTTTCGCTCTATTCGATTATTTAAAATCACATATGATAACACATAAAGCAGAAAAACCATACGTTTGTGAAGTGTGCCAAAAAGGTTTTGCACGATTCGACAATTTAAAAGCACACATGATAATACATATGGCAGAGAAGCCTTTTGTCTGTGAAGTCTGTAAAAAAAGTTTTGCACATATCGGTTATTTAAGAAAGCATCTACGGAGACATACTGCAGAAAAACGTTATGTTTGCGACGAGTGCGATAGAGAATTTTCACaatatgattatttaaaaacacatatGGCCACGCACACATCAAAAAAGCCACATATTTGTGAAGTTTGTGACAAAGGCTTTGCACGACTGGATCATTTAAGAATACACGTGAGGATACACACAAGAGAGAAACCATTCATTTGTGAAGTATGTAATAAAGGTTTTACACATATTAGCCATTTAAAATCACATATGAGAGTACACACCGGAGAAAAGCCTTATGTTTGTGAAGTTTGTAAAAAAGCTTTTGCAAGAATTGGCGATTTAAAAAGACATACGAGAACACATACCTGTGAAAAACCGAGTACGGGCATTgtgtaa
- the LOC119629145 gene encoding uncharacterized protein LOC119629145 gives MDFKRAVCIVALVLRNRKKRRQRKFRKYWIHPLTSRRFEKGFFQKKYKILREHPDKFFNYFRMSVASFDKILHNVRPYITFMDTKFRKCISPEERLSVTLRYLASGNSMKSLYFEYLIGTTTLSEIIEHTCKSLWICLQPTYMPEKTEEDWINIANFYFERTHFPNCLGSIDGKHIRIERPENTGSEAFNYKKYYSLILLAIADADYCFTAIDVGAYGSNSDSSVFKNSNFGKRFLNNQMHLPESATLPDYEEVGPLPFVFVGDEAFPLMEHLMRPYPNRNLSIKQRVYNYRLSYARRTVECAFGIMANKWRILHRPLDVKLDFCDHIIKACCILHNFVRQHDGKQLNESFQVSEMQGIASIRTRSSNNVIDVRNLFADYFTSTAGALSWQYENI, from the exons ATGGATTTCAAAAGAGCAGTATGTATTGTTGCTCTGgtactaagaaatagaaaaaaaagacgtcAACGAAAATTTCGCAAATATTGGATACATCCACTCACTAGCCGTAGATTTGAGAAAGGTTTCTTTCagaaaaagtataaaattttaagaGAACATCCAGataaatttttcaattactttCGAATGTCAGTGGCCAGCTTCGATAAAATTTTGCACAACGTGCGTCCATACATCACCTTCATGGATACAAAATTTCGCAAATGTATTTCACCAGAGGAGCGTCTGTCTGTGACTTTGag GTATCTTGCCAGTGGTAATAGTATGAAGTCcttgtattttgaatatttgatcGGCACAACAACTCTGAGTGAAATAATTGAACACACATGCAAGAGTTTGTGGATATGTTTGCAACCTACATATATGCCTGAAAAAACAGAAGAGGATTGGATAAATAtagcaaatttttattttgaaagaacacattttcctaattgtCTTGGTTCCATAGATGGAAAACATATACGAATAGAAAGGCCAGAAAATACTGGTTCAGAAGCCTTCAATTACAAAAAGTattattctttaatattattagctATAGCTGATGCAGACTATTGCTTTACTGCTATAGATGTTGGGGCATATGGATCGAATAGCGACTCTAGCGTTTTTAAAAACTCAAATTTTGGCAAAAGGTTTTTGAACAACCAAATGCATTTACCAGAATCTGCAACATTACCTGATTATGAGGAAGTCGGACCTTTACCGTTTGTTTTCGTAGGCGATGAAGCTTTTCCACTTATGGAGCACTTAATGAGGCCATATCCAAATAGAAATTTATCCATAAAACAAAGAGTTTATAACTATAGATTATCTTATGCCAGAAGGACTGTCGAATGTGCATTTGGGATCATGGCAAATAAATGGCGTATTTTACATAGACCATTAGATGTGAAATTAGATTTTTGCGACCATATTATTAAAGCTTGTTGCATATTGCACAACTTTGTAAGACAACATGACGGTAAACAGCTTAATGAATCGTTTCAAGTTTCAGAGATGCAGGGTATTGCTTCAATTCGTACGCGTTCTAGCAATAACGTTATAGATGTAAGAAATTTGTTTGCTGATTATTTTACATCTACTGCGGGCGCGTTGAGTTGgcaatatgaaaatatttaa
- the LOC134199628 gene encoding uncharacterized protein LOC134199628, translating to MSSTESESVSNAEYESLSQKIIVEVQKRPALYDTTLRQYSDRNVKNKLWEEVYHNVVNNWMTLSEAEKKKKGSTIQKKWKNMRDSFSKELAIQRGKSGQGAIKKKKYVHFDSLLFLVPSLQKRETSSNIEFTSQDNPDTDLSETLPLTNSNRTPSSKKASKSRSSCEDYEQKLLNFLNTKENACEYDEDINFSQMIVPMLRKLNDDQKHFAKVEIMNILQKAKSFYPFETPIHNQRPRSHLSFTQTSSPQSYYTYSPSPPPTMPIMPPVSTPVRQLVSGPAKQTIYLPLNTPVPPTLQATVHSLQELEQQEQQLQYAQNEQEEPTAANYLSQFQEQ from the exons ATGTCGTCGACCGAGTCGGAGTCTGTTTCAAATGCAGAGTACGAAAGTTTATCCCAGAAAATCATCGTGGAAGTACAGAAAAGACCAGCTTTATACGATACTACTTTGCGTCAATACAGTGATAGAAATGTGAAAAATAAACTTTGGGAGGAAGTTTATCACAACGTAGTTAATAATTGGATGACACTGTCGGAGgctgagaaaaaaaagaagg GTAGTACAATACAAAAGAAATGGAAGAATATGCGCGACAGTTTTTCTAAAGAATTAGCTATACAGCGTGGTAAATCTGGTCAAGGtgctataaaaaagaaaaagtacgtTCATTTCGATTCACTGTTGTTTTTGGTACCATCTTTACAAAAAAGGGAGACTAGCAGTAATATCGAATTTACTTCACAAGATAACCCTGATACGGACTTATCTGAAACCCTTCCACTAACGAATAGTAATCGAACCCCATCCAGTAAGAAGGCTTCCAAAAGCCGAAGTAGCTGTGAAGATTATGaacaaaaattgttaaattttttgaaTACAAAGGAGAATGCGTGTGAATATGACGAAGATATAAACTTTTCACAAATGATTGTACCAATGTTACGGAAACTTAATGACGATCAGAAACATTTTGCCAAAGTagaaattatgaatattttgcAAAAAGCCAAATCTTTCTATCCATTCGAAACACCAATTCATAATCAAAGACCAAGATCACATTTGTCATTCACGCAAACGTCGTCTCCGCaatcatattatacatattccCCATCTCCACCTCCAACCATGCCGATAATGCCACCAGTTTCAACACCAGTACGACAGCTTGTGTCAGGACCTGCAAAACAAACCATCTATTTGCCACTTAATACTCCTGTTCCACCAACATTACAAGCAACCGTGCATTCTCTTCAAGAACTCGAGCAACAAGAACAACAGTTACAATATGCACAAAATGAACAAGAAGAGCCTACAGCAGCCAATTATCTGTCGCAATTTcaagaacaataa
- the LOC101745411 gene encoding zinc finger protein 112 isoform X2 has translation MPEKLGERPYICEMCTKCFARNDTLEKHLRTHTSEKPYVCEVCERAFAQIGHLRSHLSLHTGEKSFFCEICEKSFSRIDTLKKHTRIHTAEKPFICEVCKKCFTRSSDLKSHLRIHTGEKPYACEVCEKCFAHAGNLKTHMKIHTGEKSHVCDKCSKGYAHLSRLIIHLRTHTEEKPFVCDVCKKSFSRMSGLKTHMATHTSEKPHVCEVCTKSFAHTNYLKKHLRIHTAQKPYVCELCEKDFAHCDYLKSHMLTHMEDKPYVCEVCLKGFSQTSHLKSHMRIHTGEKPFVCEVCNKGFNHISHIRTHMRIHTGEKPYVCEVCEKGFSQIAHLKSHMTIHT, from the exons ATGCCAGAAAAGctt GGAGAGAGACCGTATATTTGTGAAATGTGTACAAAATGTTTTGCACGAAATGATACATTAGAAAAACATTTGAGAACACATACCTCAGAAAAACCTTATGTTTGTGAAGTGTGTGAACGAGCTTTCGCCCAAATTGGTCATTTAAGATCGCACCTGAGTCTGCATACTGGAGAGAAATCATTCTTTTGTGAGATATGTGAAAAAAGCTTTTCCCGAATcgatactttaaaaaaacacacaagAATACATACAGCAGAAAAACCTTTCATTTGTGAAGtgtgtaaaaaatgttttacacgAAGTAGTGATTTAAAATCTCATCTAAGAATACATACTGGAGAAAAACCGTATGCATGCGAagtttgtgaaaaatgtttCGCTCATGCTGgtaatttaaaaacacacatgaaaatacATACTGGAGAAAAATCTCATGTCTGTGACAAGTGTAGTAAAGGATATGCACACCTTTCTCGTTTGATAATTCATCTCAGAACACATACTGAAGAGAAACCTTTTGTTTGTGATGTGTGTAAAAAAAGCTTTTCACGAATGAGTGGCTTAAAAACGCACATGGCAACACATACTTCAGAGAAGCCACACGTTTGTGAAGTCTGTACGAAATCTTTTGCACatactaattatttaaaaaagcatCTGCGTATACACACTGCTCAAAAACCCTATGTTTGCGAACTATGCGAAAAAGACTTTGCACATTGTGATTATTTAAAATCACACATGTTAACGCATATGGAAGATAAACCTTACGTTTGTGAAGTGTGTCTAAAAGGTTTTTCGCAAACAAGTCATTTAAAATCACATATGAGAATACACACTGGAGAGAAACCTTTTGTTTGTGAGGTATGTAATAAAGGTTTTAACCATATCAGTCATATAAGAACACATATGAGGATACATACTGGGGAGAAGCCTTATGTTTGTGAGGTGTGTGAGAAAGGTTTTTCACAAATTGCTCATTTAAAATCACATATGACAATACATACTTGA
- the LOC101745411 gene encoding zinc finger protein 271 isoform X1: protein MINLKTHVKMRTAQKLYVCEVCQKSFSKIYNLKKHHRTHTGERPYICEMCTKCFARNDTLEKHLRTHTSEKPYVCEVCERAFAQIGHLRSHLSLHTGEKSFFCEICEKSFSRIDTLKKHTRIHTAEKPFICEVCKKCFTRSSDLKSHLRIHTGEKPYACEVCEKCFAHAGNLKTHMKIHTGEKSHVCDKCSKGYAHLSRLIIHLRTHTEEKPFVCDVCKKSFSRMSGLKTHMATHTSEKPHVCEVCTKSFAHTNYLKKHLRIHTAQKPYVCELCEKDFAHCDYLKSHMLTHMEDKPYVCEVCLKGFSQTSHLKSHMRIHTGEKPFVCEVCNKGFNHISHIRTHMRIHTGEKPYVCEVCEKGFSQIAHLKSHMTIHT, encoded by the coding sequence atgattaatttaaaaacacatgTCAAAATGCGTACAGCTCAGAAACTTTATGTTTGTGAAGTATGCCAGAAAAGcttttcaaaaatttataatttaaaaaagcacCACAGAACACATACTGGAGAGAGACCGTATATTTGTGAAATGTGTACAAAATGTTTTGCACGAAATGATACATTAGAAAAACATTTGAGAACACATACCTCAGAAAAACCTTATGTTTGTGAAGTGTGTGAACGAGCTTTCGCCCAAATTGGTCATTTAAGATCGCACCTGAGTCTGCATACTGGAGAGAAATCATTCTTTTGTGAGATATGTGAAAAAAGCTTTTCCCGAATcgatactttaaaaaaacacacaagAATACATACAGCAGAAAAACCTTTCATTTGTGAAGtgtgtaaaaaatgttttacacgAAGTAGTGATTTAAAATCTCATCTAAGAATACATACTGGAGAAAAACCGTATGCATGCGAagtttgtgaaaaatgtttCGCTCATGCTGgtaatttaaaaacacacatgaaaatacATACTGGAGAAAAATCTCATGTCTGTGACAAGTGTAGTAAAGGATATGCACACCTTTCTCGTTTGATAATTCATCTCAGAACACATACTGAAGAGAAACCTTTTGTTTGTGATGTGTGTAAAAAAAGCTTTTCACGAATGAGTGGCTTAAAAACGCACATGGCAACACATACTTCAGAGAAGCCACACGTTTGTGAAGTCTGTACGAAATCTTTTGCACatactaattatttaaaaaagcatCTGCGTATACACACTGCTCAAAAACCCTATGTTTGCGAACTATGCGAAAAAGACTTTGCACATTGTGATTATTTAAAATCACACATGTTAACGCATATGGAAGATAAACCTTACGTTTGTGAAGTGTGTCTAAAAGGTTTTTCGCAAACAAGTCATTTAAAATCACATATGAGAATACACACTGGAGAGAAACCTTTTGTTTGTGAGGTATGTAATAAAGGTTTTAACCATATCAGTCATATAAGAACACATATGAGGATACATACTGGGGAGAAGCCTTATGTTTGTGAGGTGTGTGAGAAAGGTTTTTCACAAATTGCTCATTTAAAATCACATATGACAATACATACTTGA
- the LOC101739109 gene encoding zinc finger protein 239 produces MDAFNEPYVCKVCKKCFVFIENFKMHMKTHPPKNPYVCEVCEKRFTQINQLKTHIISHSAEKPYVCEVCKKGFTRKNALELHMRLHTEEKPYICEVCQKCYARNDSLQMHRRTHSAEKPYVCEVCEKSFGYRGSLQIHLKIHTRDRSYLCEVCKKCFVQYRNLKEHMLIHTVKKPHICEICKKGFADPSGLKIHLKMHAGEEPYVCDVCGKGFTRKGNLKIHMIIHTVTKPYICEVCKKGFADPSGLKIHLRTHAGEEPYVCDVCEKGFARKGDLKAHIRTHTGEKPYVCDVCEKSFSGTSNLKKHMATHSAVKPYVCDMCKKSFAHISYLRRHIHVHNA; encoded by the coding sequence ATGGATGCATTTAACGAACCCTATGTTTGTAAAGTctgtaaaaaatgttttgtatttatagAGAACTTTAAAATGCACATGAAAACGCATCCTCCTAAAAACCCTTATGTTTGTGAAGTGTGTGAAAAACGCTTTACACAAATCAATCAATTAAAAACACACATTATAAGTCATAGTGCAGAGAAACCTTATGTTTGTGAAGTCTGTAAAAAAGGTTTTACACGAAAAAATGCTTTAGAATTGCACATGAGATTACATACTGAGGAGAAACCATACATTTGTGAAGTGTGTCAGAAGTGCTATGCACGAAATGATTCTTTGCAAATGCACAGGAGAACACATTCTGCAGAGAAACCTTATGTTTGTGAAGTCTGTGAAAAATCTTTTGGATATCGTGGTAGCTTACAAATTCATTTGAAAATTCACACTAGAGATAGGTCTTATCTTTGTGAAGtatgtaaaaaatgttttgtacaATATAGAAATTTAAAAGAACACATGCTAATACATACTGTCAAGAAACCTCACATCTGTGAAATTTGTAAAAAAGGATTTGCAGATCCTTCTGGTTTAAAAATTCATCTGAAAATGCATGCTGGAGAAGAACCTTATGTTTGTGATGTGTGTGGAAAAGGCTTTACTCGAAAgggtaatttaaaaatacacatgATAATACATACTGTCACAAAACCATACATCTGTGAAGTTTGTAAAAAAGGATTTGCAGACCCTTCTGGTTTAAAAATTCATCTGAGAACGCATGCTGGAGAAGAACCTTATGTTTGTGATGTGTGTGAAAAAGGCTTTGCCCGAAAGGGTGATTTAAAAGCACATATAAGAACACATACTGGAGAGAAACCATATGTTTGTGATGTCTGTGAAAAAAGCTTTTCAGGAactagtaacttaaaaaaacatatggCAACACATTCTGCAGTTAAACCTTATGTTTGTGATATGTGTAAAAAGTCTTTTGCACATATTAGTTATTTAAGAAGACATATACATGTACACAATGCTTAA